The following coding sequences are from one Capsicum annuum cultivar UCD-10X-F1 chromosome 3, UCD10Xv1.1, whole genome shotgun sequence window:
- the LOC124897132 gene encoding non-specific phospholipase C6, with protein MDHLRIKAPRFAYVFLIFLTLSWGLQNAYGQQKNPIRTVVVLVLENRSFDHLLGWMKKSVNPRINGVTGKECNPVSTKAQDTETVCFTDDAQYVDPDPGHSFEDVEQQVFGSSSLPSMSGFVEQALTMSDKNLSRTVMSGFKPENVPIYATLVREFAVFDRWFSSIPGPTQPNRLFLYSATSHGSTSHNKKQLATGYPQKTIFDSLHENGLDFGIYYQNIPATLFFRNLRMLKYMFKFHQYDLKFKKDAKDGNLPNLTVIEPRYFGVVGYPANDDHPSHDIANGQKLVKEVYETLRASPQWNETLFVITYDEHGGFYDHVKTPYGDVPNPDGNTGPAPSFFKFDRLGVRVPTIMVSPWIKKGTVISKPMGPKQTSEYEHSSIPATIKKIFNLKSNFLTHRDAWAGTFDHVIGQLSSPRTDCPEILPEASPLRSTTEADETRALSEFQSEVVQLAAVLNGDHFLSSFPHEMGKKMNVKEATSYVGGAVSRFISASKEATKLGADESTIVDMRSSLTTRTSVHH; from the exons TTATGGACAGCAAAAGAATCCCATTAGAACTGTTGTTGTGTTGGTGTTGGAGAACAGATCTTTTGATCACTTGCTTGGATGGATGAAGAAGTCAGTGAATCCAAGAATCAATGGTGTTACTGGCAAAGAGTGTAATCCAGTGTCGACTAAAGCTCAAGATACTGAAACTGTTTGCTTTACTGATGATGCACAGTATGTAGATCCAGACCCTGGCCACTCTTTCGAAGATGTGGAGCAACAG GTATTTGGCTCTAGCTCACTTCCATCAATGTCAGGTTTTGTTGAACAAGCACTCACCATGTCTGATAAGAATCTATCAAGAACTGTCATGAGCGGATTTAAGCCCGAAAATGTCCCAATTTACGCTACATTAGTCCGTGAATTCGCGGTATTTGATAGGTGGTTCAGTTCAATTCCAGGTCCAACACAACCAAACAGGCTATTTCTATACTCTGCAACATCTCATGGTTCCACTAGCCATAACAAGAAGCAACTAGCTACAGGATACCCACAAAAAACCATATTTGATTCGCTACACGAAAACGGATTGGACTTTGGTATTTACTACCAGAACATACCAGCAACTTTGTTTTTCAGAAATCTAAGGATGTTGAAGTACATGTTCAAGTTCCACCAGTATGATTTGAAGTTCAAGAAAGATGCTAAAGACGGAAACTTGCCTAATTTGACAGTGATTGAGCCGAGGTATTTCGGTGTAGTTGGATATCCAGCAAATGATGATCACCCATCACATGATATTGCTAATGGACAGAAATTAGTGAAGGAAGTTTATGAGACATTGAGGGCTAGTCCACAATGGAATGAAACACTTTTTGTTATTACTTATGACGAACATGGAGGATTTTACGATCATGTTAAAACTCCTTATGGTGATGTTCCAAATCCAGATGGGAATACTGGTCCTGCACCTTCTTTCTTTAAGTTCGACAGGCTTGGTGTTCGTGTGCCCACCATTATGGTCTCCCCTTGGATCAAGAAAGGAACTG tGATAAGTAAGCCTATGGGACCTAAACAAACTTCAGAGTATGAGCACTCATCAATTCCAGcaacaataaagaaaatattcaatCTAAAATCCAATTTTCTAACTCATAGAGATGCTTGGGCTGGCACATTTGATCATGTTATTGGTCAGTTGTCATCACCAAGAACTGATTGCCCTG AGATTTTGCCCGAGGCATCTCCATTGAGGAGTACTACGGAAGCAGATGAAACTCGGGCATTGTCCGAGTTTCAGAGTGAGGTAGTGCAGCTAGCGGCCGTGCTGAACGGGGACCATTTCTTGAGCAGCTTCCCACATGAAATGGGGAAGAAAATGAATGTGAAAGAAGCAACTAGTTATGTAGGAGGTGCAGTTTCAAGATTTATAAGTGCAAGTAAAGAAGCTACTAAGTTAGGAGCAGATGAATCTACTATTGTAGATATGAGATCCTCTCTCACTACTAGAACCTCTGTCCACCACtag